The Kogia breviceps isolate mKogBre1 chromosome 4, mKogBre1 haplotype 1, whole genome shotgun sequence genome window below encodes:
- the LOC131754599 gene encoding nuclear envelope pore membrane protein POM 121-like, translating to MGGYLNRPCRRPQSPALRDGHQPERPELLGPAYPARRVPLPFRVHSAVPTLDLARRLSYEDPVASPHRRWHRRLFIIAHRWQYPIQQAWCLFLGAFSSGPRSGHQKPLLSTSSSKMFCTSVILKMVPAKGKLMLLLALKQIIICMWSSLSVHLPNFCGREILVRALEESGQLRAKKEKDLTTLAESRKGLMKQKKGHSVPESQDEQRRGSNPGGNAQSVFGQLMANGVLSSLEPRPRPLTRDFFSKNSEDILIRKSQAYFLSSCSKRNAITSSYSSTGGFTQLQRSGPGAVGLLGPASSHPRVLSKKASEEGCQSTPSASVEPQRKIRSEKRKIKRADGPLEQKQNLNCSQPSDGARPRKQKRKILLLLPSRRNGPPILPPPPQLCYPVTAEDLDWEKRAAIQWINKVLEG from the coding sequence ATGGGCGGTTACCTGAACCGGCCTTGCCGTCGCCCGCAGTCACCTGCTCTGCGAGACGGGCACCAGCCGGAGAGACCCGAGCTCCTCGGGCCCGCGTATCCCGCCCGCCGTGTTCCCCTCCCTTTCAGGGTTCACTCGGCTGTCCCAACCCTGGACCTGGCTCGCAGGCTGTCATACGAGGATCCTGTGGCTTCACCCCATCGTCGTTGGCACCGTCGGCTGTTTATCATAGCCCATCGGTGGCAATATCCAATCCAGCAAGCCTGGTGTTTATTTCTGGGGGCCTTTTCTTCGGGGCCCCGGAGTGGCCATCAGAAACCACTGCTGTCTACTTCCAGCTCCAAGATGTTCTGTACCTCAGTGATCCTGAAGATGGTACCTGCTAAGGGCAAACTGATGCTCCTTTTGGCTCTGAAGCAGATAATCATCTGTATGTGGTCTTCACTGTCTGTTCACCTCCCAAACTTTTGTGGAAGGGAGATCCTGGTGAGGGCCCTCGAAGAAAGTGGTCAACTGAGAGCCAAGAAAGAGAAGGACCTGACAACCCTGGCTGAGAGCAGGAAAGGGCTAATGAAGCAAAAGAAAGGACACTCAGTCCCCGAGAGTCAGGACGAACAGAGAAGGGGCTCCAACCCCGGTGGGAATGCACAGTCCGTGTTTGGACAGCTGATGGCCAATGGGGTCCTCTCTTCCCTTGAGCCCAGGCCCCGTCCTCTGACTAGAGACTTCTTTTCCAAGAACTCTGAAGATATCCTGATTAGGAAATCCCAGGCCTACTTTCTGAGCTCATGCAGCAAACGAAATGCCATCACCAGTTCCTACAGCTCCACTGGAGGTTTCACACAGCTGCAGAGGAGTGGTCCAGGCGCAgtggggctcctgggcccagCCTCATCGCATCCTCGTGTGCTCTCAAAGAAAGCCAGCGAGGAAGGCTGTCAGTCTACCCCTTCAGCCTCAGTGGAACCACAGAGGAAGATCAGGAGTGAAAAGAGGAAGATCAAGCGTGCAGATGGCCCCTTAGAGCAGAAACAAAACTTAAATTGCTCACAGCCATCTGACGGTGCCAGGCCCCGGAAACAGAAACGCAAGATTCTTCTGCTGCTGCCCTCGAGACGAAATGGCCCACCAATTTTGCCTCCACCACCCCAGCTATGTTATCCAGTCACTGCTGAAGACCTTGACTGGGAGAAGAGAGCTGCGATCCAGTGGATCAACAAGGTCTTGGAAGGGTAA